The sequence TGATTTAGGCCGTGATACTTGAAGTGATGTCATGAGGGATATGGAACATTTGACTTTTTACTTATGTGTGACTTGTGACTTAAAAGCCCCTGTTTTTGCCATTTTGCAGGTTACTGGGAGTGGTGGGAAGCCGTACACCCTTTCTTCACAATTCTTAACCAATGCTTGTTGTTCACCTTTTCCATTTGGTTCAGGGAAAAAGGCTTTTATATTTTCTAATTGGCTTATAGCTCAGCAAAAGAATACTACAGACAGTGGAGTTTATTTGTATCCAGATATACAATGTGGAGAAATTGTTCATCTATTCTCTCTGGTTTTGTCAGGAAACCTTCTCATttcacctttcttgcctagtgaaGGAGTTGGTGAGGCTGATGAGCCTAACAGCTCTGGTCCTTTGGTCGTAGATACTAGCGGTTTGGCTGACAACAGTCATAAGCGCAAGGCTGATACAGTGAAACTGAAAAGCAGCAAGGCTAAGAAACCGAAGCCTTTGCCAAAGATAGAAAGTGACTTTTGCTACCGCCGGGAGAAAGGATTTCCTGCTATCCAAATAGGTCTAAATCTTCATAGAATTCAAACAAGCAATTTCTTGCAAGAGTTTCATGGTAAAGAATCCTCTATTTTTACTTCAAGCTGGGCAATGAGCAAAAAGAATGTTGATTTGCATGCAGAAAGGCACATCATGCCATTGTTTTCAAATTGCTTAAGTTCATATAGGCATTTATTGTCTGAATCTCAGTTGGAGAACTCATACAGTGGATGGCCTTGGGATGCCATGACAAATTATGCGGAAGAGTTATCACCAGTATCTGAGCACCAAAATGAATTGTTCACATTGTCTCCTGAACTATTCAGGAATGCATTTCTTGTTATTCATCAAGCTGGTGGGCAAGGAGTTACCTTGAGAGAACTTTCGCAGGCACTGCATCCGTTAGGTAAggtacttagggggtgtttgaatgcactagagttaatagttagttggctaaaaaaatgctagtgaaattagctagctaacaaataactaactaactattaactaatttactaaaaatagctaataattagactattagctagggtgtttgAATGTCTCCAGCTAagtttagccactaactattagctctagtgcattcaaacactcgCTTAATATGCTTATGACCAATGTTTTCCATAGTTTTTTTTACTTAATAACAGCCAGCATTACAATTTTTGTTCTTACAAATCTGTGCAGCCATGCAGCTGGTCTTAATAATTGTTGACACTCTCAAAAGATTTCAGCTGGCTGTTAAGGTAATTCTGTAGCATCCAGAGTATACTAGTGCTATAGGTGTGGATTAAATGTTACTGTTGTTTTTTTGTTACTTATTTATTATAAGCTGTGCTGCTTTCTTGTtgaatttttatttggtttgcttGCCCTTCTCTATTAGCTAATGGGTGGGATTCATTCAATTGCTCCAtaggtcaatgcatatgatggcgTTCAGATTGTGGACTCATTACATTCGTCAAAGTATCATATAGCTACACTTGCAGAATGTGATAGTTGCTGCTGTACAGATCCTCCAACTTCTCAATTTGTTGATAATGAAAACACAAAAAATCTACTGAAAGAGAAGCATACCAAGCCTATTAATTTTCCTGGTCCAATAAAAATGCTTGGTGATGGGCACACAGTGACAGTAATTAATGTTCAAAGCAAGTTGAGCCCACCTTACATGCACAGCAAAGATCCTGGGGATGCGGAAAGGTTATCTACTCCAGGAGAGAACAATAAGGAGAGTAGTTTCTATCATAATTGTGAAAGGCATTGTTATCAGCCTATATTACCATGGATAAATGGTGATGGTAGTACTAATAGCACTCTCTATGAAGGTTTAAGTCGCCGAGTTATTGGTTATGTCATGCACTATCCAGGACTATCGGAGGTATATTTGCTTTTATTGTTTGTGCCTGCTCTTTCTAAATAGAAAACTAATATTATGCTTGTTCGTTGAGTGCAATACCACAATAAGTTCTCTTTCATTTTACGGCATCGCCACACTATCCCTTAGGAAAAATAAATTTATTTTTGAGAAAGAATTCAGGTATGTAAAGTCTAGCTTAGACAGCAGGAAAGTTGTATACTATTCTAGGAGTATATATGTAGTGTTCACATCTAATTGCATTCAATTCCAGCTGTTAAAGATTTAGGATCTCAAAATCAAGTTCCAGACATGTTACTTCCTCATTCTGAATTATTCAAAGTTTACTTCTGTGATGTTAGAATGTTTGGAATACTGAAGATTCACTTTAGTTATGACAATATGATTGGAGTACATTACTCATATAGTTATATCTCGGAAACCAATTAGAGAACTAATATACTAGGTCAGAGATGGAGTACCCATGTATAGGGAGCCCCATTTTTTTCTACTATAGTACTTGTTATTTGGTACTTTCGGTTTGCAAATGCTTCGAATCTTTTACCACTTTATTTGTTCAGAATACTTGGCACCTGCAGCACAAACCACCCTTTACTTTGCCCATGGCTAGTTATttaggatgtgtttggttgcgggacaAATGAGGACGGAATAGAATgatccctgggttgggcgatgaaATGATTTCTGGTATTGTTTGGTCGGAGGGATGAGATGGTccttgttttttgtttggttagaGGTATAACCGGGGATGGATTGGTCTTGTCCTTTGTTTGGTTTGAGAGATAACTGTTACACTTGTCCTTCACAAAAAATGGAATTCAGTCAAAATGCTTGCAGTCATTGCCCCCATCTCATGATATGTTACAACTAATATTAAGTCCACAAAACACACATATTATTAATTCCACACAATACATAATAATGTGTTCTAGCATTACACATAATACCAAGTTTAAGGTTTCCACAAAATCTGCATGTACTTAGACCACATTTCATTGTTTGATGTGGTTCAAGCAAAAGAACTGCCCAAGCCTATCTACTAATTGCCCTCACACTCCTGGGTACACATAATATCAAGTTCAAGGCTTCTACAAAATCCATACGTACATAGATCACAATTCATTGTTCGATGTAGTTCAAGCAAAAGAACCCTCCAAGCCTACCTACCAATTGCCCTCACACTCCTGGGAACTTTTCACTGATGAAATTGCGAGCCTAGATTAACTTATGGTCGAATGGCAACTTGTTGAAGGCTCTAGCAATGTGAGGGTGCGCCACCAGATAATTGAAATACAGAGATATGTGGTTCTGCTCAAAACCTGCAAAGTTTTGCAAATTGTCAAAAAATATGTTACAATAGTTTTCAGGTTTTAGGTTACAATAGTTTTTATTGGACAAATAGATCAATAGAAAATAGGTTACAAAATCTGAAGTTAAGAACAAAGCACACACACCTGGAAGGTTTATCAAACTGTCAAAAAGATCATCTGGCACATCAGTGCCCCCCTGTGGCAACCTTCTCAATAGCATTGGATAAGGTATCCCCGACACTTTTGAATGGAGCAATCAACCCCTCCTCTTCACTATCACGTTTTTTTGCCTTCTTCCTGGTCTTGCTTGTAGAAGATGTTGTGGCATTATCATCACAACTGGACATCCTTTTAGTGAAAGCATGTGCCATCACCTCTTCATTTTGAACTTCATCATCTTCACCTAAAGCTGCACTAGAATCCTTTGCAAACTTACCTGTGGCCATGGTGTTTCCAAATATTGTTTGCATCTCAGCAAAGTGTTCAAGAGGCTTGTTTAAACAATCAGCATCATTCTTGTGATCCTACATTTGGATTATTATAAATCTGCATTATGTGTACATAAGTCTGAAAGTTGAGATATGTGTAATAGGAAGATGAGAGAGTTGCCAAGAAGCAGTAACAAAGGAACAACCTATCTTCATCCCATATTGCAGATCATACACATATTGCAGGTAGAACATATTGCAGATTGAACACATATAGCAGATTATACACATATTGCAGATTGAACACATATTGCAGGTAGAAGAAATAATACCTTAACATAGCCATTATAGTGCTCTTCATCCAAAGTAATAGTAAAACTATCTTCATCCCAGCCTGTACCACTCACTTTTCTTATCCTATTTATCTTGGCAAACCTTCTGGACCAAGTTTTCAGATGATTTTTGATCTGCTCGCCATTGAGGGCAGTTTGGAACTTTTCATTGATAGCTTTTGCACAACTGTTGTAGTGAACTTTCTTAAAACCAGACGATGTCCTTTCGCCACTTGACACCACATTGGTAAGGTAGGACAACATGAAAGAGGACATTGCTGATGTCCAGGTAGCATGCCCATTAGTGAAGCCTTGTCCTTCAGCTTCCATTTCTTCCCTACAAGTTTCAGGATCATACCAATCAGCAAACAATACTTCCTTACAATAACATAGCAACATTAAAATTAGCAAACAATACTTCCTTACAATGACATAGCAACATTAAAATCAGCAAACAATATGCCCTTACAATAACATAGCATCCTTACAAATAGTTCTTACAAATAAAAGATAGTAGCCAATACATCCTTGCAATAACATAGCATCCTTACAAATGGTTCTTACAAATATTACAAGATACTAGTTTCCGTTGTAGTTCTGATGGTCTGTCCACATCTGGTCTGCAATTCCTTGCCTCAAAGCAACCATAGCAGCATGCTCACTTGCTTGGCCAACTAAAGATGTAGCATGACTGTTACTAGGCCAATTAGAATCTTGTATAATAAACTCATCACTCCCATCTTGTATGACCCAATTATGAATGATACAACAAGCAACAACAATATCAACTTGTGTTGGAAAAGGGAAGAAAGGAGATGCATCATCTAAAATCTTGAATCTTCTCTTCAATGACCCGAATGCACGCTCAACTGTGACGCGAAGAGATGAGTGCCTTAGATTAAACAACTCTTTCTCGTTCTGTACGGGATTATTGCCCCATTCGTTTAAATGGTATCTCACGCCACGGAAAGGAGGCAAGAATCCTGGTTTTGCTCCATATCCCGCATCAACTAGGTAGAATTTACCTAAAATACAATgataatataatatatatatatatattatggtCATAATTCCATAAACATTGTCATTTACAAGCAAATAAGTGAAACTATTACCTTGTGGAACGCGAAGGCCATCCACACGTTCTAAAGCATCTCGTAATACATTAGCATCATGAGCTGTTCCCTCCCAACCAGCCAACACATAAGTGAAGCGTAGATCAAAATCTACAGCCGCCATTACATTTTGAGTCGCATAGGACTTCCTACCACGAAAGGCATGCTCCATATCTCTAGGAACAGTGGCTCTTACATGTGTACCATCAATAGCTCCAATACAATCCTAGTTTAAGGGCAATACAAGCATGAAACATTAGGGGCCATATGTGCAACATGAATATATACCTAAAAACAAAAGAGTGATAAGTTTCACACCTTAAAATACGGATCCCATCTGTAGTTCCCTGCTATTTTGGTTGGAGTGTCCAATGAAGGTGGCCTAATTAGTTCCCCACGTAGCTCACCAATTGCACGAAGAACTTTATTGAAACATCGACTAACTGTTTCCCCAGATCTACCAAAATTCGTGCCAATCAACCTATTTCTAAGGTTATGCCCAACTGTATTTAGAAACATGGCCACTTGTTGTTCAACACACATATGGATAGTGTCCTGAAGTAAACCACGCTCTCTAAAATGTTTAGTTAGGTGAAAGAAACAAGCCCTTTTCATTCTAATCATGTTTATACATGTGTCATCCCTCCAAATCTTTGTGTTGAGATATTCAATTCTAGTTCTATCCCTTTCATGCATTGGTGCATAGGTAATCCCAGTCCTCCTTGCATTTCGTTTTCTTTTTCTAGAATGAATAATCATAGCCATCATTGACAGTAATATATGTGCAGCAGCAACACAAACTATAACCTTGGTCTTCTTATCCATCTACATGTAAGCATCAAATCCAAAAAAAACATATGGCATGTCATGATGAATCTGGAATCATATCAATATTTGGGGAAATAATCTCAAGCAAACAACAATCATGTAGAATTGATATATAGGTGTACAATCAAGTGTTCATGCAAACTGTCCATAATAACAAAATATAAGTGTTAACTGCATGTATGCATCGGACTTGTACCTAAAACACATTCAACATTTTTTCCCTGCTGAACATTTATCAAAATATAAGTTTTTTATAATTTAATTTATCTACTCCTATATATTTCATACTTTTGTTATACATTTTtatctttttcctatttttagTTTTATAGACATTATAGTACGCATGAATCTACGATTTCATTTCTTAGATATGGAATATCGCTCTTCTTAATTGAGCTTATTTTTCCATGTGAAGATCGGACATTATTCTCTGAACCTATAACATGGCAAATCAATCCACTACAGACTACAGTACTACTGATGTTGTGGCGAATCAATCCTACTACCTACAGACTACAGTACTACTTGTGATATCAGTCCACCAAAAATCAATCAGACTAGCACCAAAAATCAATTAGACTACAGTACTACAAGTTCTAGAACTCTAGGTGCAGCGTGGATGGACATGGCACCCAGGATCTGGAACTCCAGGTGCAGCGTGGATGTTCAGGCGAGGGACACGAGGCGACGTGAGCAGAGGGAGCAGAAGAAGCAGCGTCGGATGCGAAGCAGAGCTGCGGCGTGCTCTCCACGTCGGCTGCTACCACCACACCGCCGCAGTACGAGCATAACTCGGGTGCCTGGTACGTCGCCACCACGCCCAGGGatggaggaggaagaggagaTCAGAGGGGAAGAGGAGAGTAGAGGGGAAAGGGGACTCACCGCTCGAGGGGCCTTGTCCCGCTCTGCACCTGGAGTTCGCCGCTCGCCGGCCAGCGGGGTGAAGGAGCCGGATCTGAGGATGAGAAGGGCTCGTGAGGGGCTTTGTCCCAGGGAGGACGCAATTGTCCGTCCGATTCAGAGGGATGAATAGGGACAATATTCTagtgatagtatttttgtggggaTGGTCCCGTCTCAGCCTTGACTCACAACCAAACACTCTAGTGTGTGGGATGGTCCTGTTCCATCCCGTCCTGACCCgcaaccaaacacatccttaGTTCTGTTCGCTTATCTCTTCACACAAATATCCCCTCTACTTAGAGAAAAGGTGATTTTTTTGGACATGGACTTGGTTTAAAAAAACTCGAGGGGGGGCGCCCTCCCGGTATAATGCCTGTGGCCGGCACTCAAGGCGCACACAACCCACTGATgactaagaagagaccgaaacatggtctTTAGAGAAAAGGTGATTTTTGGACATGGTTTAAAAAACTCGGCCGGGAGGGAAAGACGGCCCTCCCGGTATAATGCTTGTGGCTGGCACGCAAGACGCACACAACCCACTGATggctaagaagagaccgaaacatggtcctTAGAGAAAAGGTGATTTTTTGGGACATAGACATGGTTTAAAAAAACTCGACcaggagggaaagaccgccctcccggtataATGCCTGTGGCCAGCACTCAAGGCGCACACAACCCATCGGAGGGTTGCGTGCAGGACATAACCCAGCCGAGAAAATCCTCGTAGCTTGGCCCCCATCACTAGCAGGTCGTCACCGctcactctgcaacggcccaaccgGAAGGTGGCGCGCAGGACATAACCCGGGAGTAGGCGGGGCACCGCGAGGGAATATTTTTAACCAAGCCAGAAATTTGCCCCTGAGGGGGATCAAACCTAGGAGGCTTggacctggaggtgctactcggaaacATTTAACCACTTGGCTAAAAACCCTTTCGCACATGGACATGGTTTAAAAACACCACAACTTTGACCATTGATTTCTGTTGGAAACTCAATGTTTACATACGTCCAACTAAAATCATGACATCTTAATACATATGAAGGTGTCACAAGTTAAACTTGAACTGGTATATTACATGCTCTTGAAAGAGTCACTTCTGCGATTGGAGTGTTAAATAGAAGACAAGAATTAGTTGTCAAGAACATTTTTGGCTGCACCTGATAAAAATAATGGTTGCCTAGGTAACATTTGTCAAAGTTGACAAATATCTGTGAATGGCGATTGTAGACATAAGGTATACATGCTCATACATGTATGCTCCATATTTTAGTTTTTTATATGTTGACCTCAGTAGATACAAACATATTTGCTGTTTGATGTTTTTGAAATTATTTAGCTCGTCTTCAAAATGTTGTCTCCAATCTTATTAAAAATTCTAGTGATACAtttaaaatgtgtactatggctcATTTGTCTTGATCAGGCAATCCTCTATGTGTTGTGGCTGGAattgtggcctatgggtatccatcccttcctctaaaaagcgtcggctcttttagcggtgaagctaaaacgtttcaaatgagccaaaccgggctctgataccacttgtaggaaacgggtgacgcctaagagggggggtgaattaggacttctaaaacttttactaaactaggccacaattaaatccctagagcaaaacctatgcaagtaatcaaactagagtgtgcaaactaggttttgtctaagtgttgctatctctaccgcaaaggctaagtttcaatctacactaaataagtatgactacaagattgaaacttaaatgctcaatataaatgcggaatgtaaagagctaagtagagaagcaaactctcgtggatgacgccgatatttttaccgaggtatccggaaccacgcaaggtcccgactaatcctcgttggtgcccctacgcaaagggaagcccacgcgagggccaagcaccacggtcgagtaactccgtagagagccgcaggccttctccacgcgcaagtggtgctccgcttccggctcctctcggacgctccccgtcgtctccactatcgagcttccggccgaaaacgccgcgggcctcgttccctctggtacacggtggcggtcgtgacacaaacgcggttgtcacggtctcgcaagactctcgccccactcggtacaattacaacggctcgcgcaagagccgaggggttgtgtggttttacaaaactcactcaactaactagggttcacctagagcaagcactaaagcggtctaactaacctaagcacttcgcaaagcacctacactaattaccgagtgattctattaagcacttgggtgtttgagctcttggaaatatgcactatatgtcttggtatgttgcttgggctcccacacttgagaatggccggttggggtggtatttatagcctccacaccccaaactagccgttggacagaaagcagcagctttctgtcgtcgggtgcaccagacagtccggtgcaccaccggacatccactgtgcagtgtccggtgcacgccacgtcagccgaccgttggcgcctgtagcagtcgaccgttggatccgaccgttgccgtctgtccggtgcacaccggacagtccggtgctgacccaccggacagaccggtgctacagccagagagcgcctgtctgtggcctctctgcgcagactgtccggtgccacaccggacagtccggtgcacaccggacagcactgtccggtgcgccaccaggcgctggctgacagcccgcatcttggattcctttgctgatttcttcgggcttcttttgtacttgagtattggactcctatgcatctttttatgtcttcttttgaggtgttgcatcctcattgtcttggtccaattctcttcgtatcctgtgaactataattataaacactagcaaacatattagtccacatattgtgttaatcatcaaacaccaaaactcaattagccaaaaggcctggggtccattttccttacagtttAGCTTAGTAGCGGTCGGCTGTTCAATTTGAGAAAGGCCCATCTCCTGATTGTCTCAAATCATGCAATGGAAGTTATTGTATTTGCATTCAGTCTGTAAATTTAAGCAAGTTTCTGTAAATAAATATCTTGAACCTAATCTAAGCGTTCAGGAAAATCAATTGGTACTTCAACAAAAGATCATGCACCTTGCGAACAGCGAAACATGTGTTATTGTTTACAACGAAAAAGGTGTAATAAGGGCCCAAATGATGGGCACTCCTACAACTGAACCATATCCTTCATGATTCCTTTGGCCTATATCTGTCTCCTTTTATTGCTACTATATTGTAGGCTAAAAAAGAAACCTATGAAGGTGTTGAGAAGAATGAGTTAAATAAAGTGGAATCATACCATATTTTGCTCTTTTTGTTGTTGCCTGTTAACACATCTGAAATTCTGAACTAACATGGAACATTGAGGTCGATAAAATATATGATGTTTATTTTTATATAATCTTTGTGTACTAACATTTTGTCGTAAAAAATAGATTAATGTACAAGATGTCGACATATTTGCTTATGATTAAACATTCTATATTTActctttagaaataatttgtACGATATTAATAATGTTTGTTCGACATCAGTGTAATATATTTGGGTTGACGTATTTATAATAATATTGCGTATTTATATCATGATCATTGTACTCACGTCGCCCGTCGCTAGGGTCCTTAGTCGTTGAAGGCTCGTCAATTTGCGTTCCGTGGCATCGTACGGGCACATAGCTAgtattgtatatatatatatataaactggtttattaaaaataaaaaaataaccgTGTCGAGCTAGACTAACACGTGCCGAGACGACGACTTAAGCACGACTCACGTCATTATTAAATAAGTCGGGCCTCGTGCTGGTCCATTGGACATGGTCTATTTAATCATCTATTGTTAGAATGAACTATATGCTAGTATAGATATATAAAATTCGAGATATAAAATTAAAATTTCATTTATTTTAAAATATAAAAGGGAAAACAAGATACCTCTCGAGCCCACCTTCCTCTTTGTCTCAAAAGGAAAAAGAAGACCGCATCCCCCGGAACTCAGGATCCCCGTGGGGCTCTCCGTGCCTGATGCCACCATTGGCAAAACCCTGAAAGCCCTAAACCTTCCGAGACAACCATGGACGAGCTCGTGTCGGTGGCGCTGGAGGAGGTGTGCGCGCGCCTCGCGCCGGGGATCCCCGTCGTGGACCTATGGCCAGCGCTCCGTGGCACGCTCGATGCGACGGGGCTCCCGCTAGGCCCAGCAGTCAAGCGCGCCCTGTGGGCTCGCATCCTTGCGCTCCGCGTCGTCAACCTGGTGGAGGGGGATGGGGACGGGGTGCCCATCTCTGCCGGAGACCCGGCGGAGAAGGACTTCGAGGAGGCCGAACGGCGGGGCATGCGGCTCGTGGCAAGCGCGGGGATCAGGGACAACTTCCTGGGGTTATACGAGCGCAGATTCGCGAAGTCGGAGTTGAGTGCCGTCCAGAAGGCGACGTTGGAGTGTGTTGCGGCAAGCAGGTGCAAATCCGCAACAATGGTTTTTGAGCAAATATATAATTGGTACACCGTCTGTTTTAATTTCATTAATCAGTCTGGGGGTTGGGTATTTGTGACTTGATAGGAATTGGAAAATGTTCAATATGTAAATCACTTAATTTACGTGCCTATAGATGTTTTTTCCTCCAACGCGCAGGAGCATcatatatattaagaagaaaagagTAGTACAAAGTCCAAAGCGTGCCttgaaccctaaaccctaaacgtgCCTATATATTTTGTTACCTTGCAAAAGAGAATTTATGTTATAATGTACAGATTTAAAGCCACAGAGAAGCAATTTGTTCCCTTTTATATAGCTGTACACAGTACATAGCAGTTCCCTTAAAAATTTAAGTATTGATTATGAGTATTTCTTTATGCCCATATGCTTATTTTTCAAATGGTGCATGCCCGACTTATGTGTCAAACGGAAGATGAGCTTCTTTATAGGGATCATACCCTAAAGTTTGTATCTTTGGTTTAACTGTCCAAATGCATGGACATATGGTGACTTGGAAATTCTTGTTGTTAGCACAGCCCATATATTTATGAACACTGTCAGCTGTTTCATTTATCCACAAATTACTAGTATTATTGACATTGTCCAACAGAATGGTTATTAGTCTTTGTTGCACTTTTGTATTGTTTCCAATTTTTAACCTGTTCACGTAATGTGGTATGTTCATGTACAGATTCTTTATCTTAATTTTAACTATGATTGTGGTTTCTTACATCATGTTTTCGTTATAGGACTTCAGGGGTACCACAGAGTGAACTTTGCAAAAAATTTAGAATGAAAGGAAACAATTTCCATTTTATTGCAAAGAGTCTTGAATCACAACGACTAATAGTTAGACAATCAACTATTATAAAGATGAAAGATCACGGAGCTGAGAGGGAAGATGCCTCGCAGAATAAACATATTATCAATACCAATTCACTATATCTCTCCCGATATGCCAAGGACTTGAATATGACTTCACAGCAAAGAATTGAGATTACAAAGCCTGAACTACTTGGGAGCAATGAAGAGGCCAATGTAGATGCTTTCCGAGTAGATGGAGCTTTTGATGTTAACTCCAAGAATGATATATCTATTCATGATTATCTTCCAGCAATGAAAGCCATATGTGATAAACTTGAAGAAGCAAGTGGAAAGGTCGACTGCTCTCACATTTTCCCTATTAAAGCTATGCTGGTATTTGCACCAAAATTTTCCAATTTGCTAATTTGCTTGATTATTTCCCCTAGGCTCTTGTTGTGTCAGATATAAAAGTTGATCTCGACTACAGGATGGCATATGGGCACAGAGCATGGAGAAATGTAAGCCTGCTTGAAATCAGCtacggtgtgtttggtttgagga is a genomic window of Zea mays cultivar B73 chromosome 5, Zm-B73-REFERENCE-NAM-5.0, whole genome shotgun sequence containing:
- the LOC118472108 gene encoding protein ALP1-like; translation: MDKKTKVIVCVAAAHILLSMMAMIIHSRKRKRNARRTGITYAPMHERDRTRIEYLNTKIWRDDTCINMIRMKRACFFHLTKHFRERGLLQDTIHMCVEQQVAMFLNTVGHNLRNRLIGTNFGRSGETVSRCFNKVLRAIGELRGELIRPPSLDTPTKIAGNYRWDPYFKDCIGAIDGTHVRATVPRDMEHAFRGRKSYATQNVMAAVDFDLRFTYVLAGWEGTAHDANVLRDALERVDGLRVPQGNSFTYLLVNDNVYGIMTIIYIYILYYHCILGKFYLVDAGYGAKPGFLPPFRGVRYHLNEWGNNPVQNEKELFNLRHSSLRVTVERAFGSLKRRFKILDDASPFFPFPTQVDIVVACCIIHNWVIQDGSDEFIIQDSNWPSNSHATSLVGQASEHAAMVALRQGIADQMWTDHQNYNGN